In Stieleria varia, one genomic interval encodes:
- the nqrE gene encoding NADH:ubiquinone reductase (Na(+)-transporting) subunit E produces MSEIIETHFSIFLKAVFVENLALAFFLGMCTFLALSKNVKIALGLGLAVIVIEAITVPANQLVYDLLLKKGALEWVNSSGMVSVETRDFSQVDLSFLGFISFIGLIAAMVQILEMVLDKFFPPLYNALGIFLPLITVNCAILGASLFMQERNYTFGESCTYGLGCGIGWALAIAALAGIREKMKYSDVPPPLRGLGITFITVGLMALAFMSFSGIQL; encoded by the coding sequence AGAATCTTGCGCTCGCATTCTTTCTCGGAATGTGCACGTTCTTGGCATTGAGCAAGAACGTCAAGATCGCTCTCGGACTCGGCTTGGCGGTGATTGTTATCGAAGCCATCACGGTTCCGGCGAACCAGCTCGTCTACGATTTGCTGCTGAAAAAAGGAGCCCTCGAGTGGGTGAACTCCAGCGGGATGGTTTCCGTCGAAACGAGAGACTTCTCACAAGTTGACCTATCGTTCTTGGGATTCATCAGTTTCATCGGTCTGATCGCCGCGATGGTGCAGATCCTTGAGATGGTGCTCGATAAGTTCTTCCCGCCGCTCTACAACGCGTTGGGAATCTTCTTGCCGCTGATCACCGTGAACTGCGCCATCTTGGGTGCATCACTTTTCATGCAAGAACGCAACTACACCTTCGGGGAATCTTGCACTTACGGACTCGGTTGCGGTATCGGTTGGGCCTTGGCAATCGCCGCGTTGGCCGGCATTCGCGAAAAGATGAAATACAGCGATGTTCCGCCACCCCTTCGTGGTTTAGGTATCACGTTCATTACGGTTGGACTGATGGCTCTGGCCTTCATGTCCTTCAGCGGAATCCAACTGTAG